One segment of Actinomyces sp. 432 DNA contains the following:
- a CDS encoding DeoR/GlpR family DNA-binding transcription regulator, translated as MRSEAILNDQGGTMAITVRSSVTGEPRTKGDRRRARLVELLGEGSGRSASVNELAQALDVSVVTIRRDLALLEKNEVISRTYGGASLAPGRSELTMAQRQVSNVVAKEGIAQVAVSLLSEGDLVILDAGSTAERIAAAIDNRFELTVVTNGLRCINRLVGQDKVHVLVLGGNLRGINETICGGDAEMTLSRIYGNIAFVGADAVSAERGIASRTYDQSRLKSMMLRQASQVYVIADSSKLEDDTDYPYWSPLPHEWGLITDAGASAEQIEALEDRGATTILLAGEQNQADSLSFKEEP; from the coding sequence CACTGGCGAGCCCCGCACCAAGGGAGACCGGCGGCGGGCCCGGCTAGTCGAGCTGCTGGGCGAAGGCTCTGGCAGGAGTGCCTCGGTCAATGAGCTCGCGCAGGCACTGGATGTATCCGTGGTCACTATTCGTCGGGACCTGGCGCTGTTGGAGAAGAACGAAGTCATCTCACGCACCTACGGGGGAGCGTCGCTGGCCCCTGGGCGCAGTGAACTGACCATGGCGCAACGGCAGGTGAGCAACGTCGTCGCGAAGGAGGGGATCGCGCAGGTGGCGGTCTCCCTCCTCAGCGAGGGGGACCTGGTGATCCTCGACGCCGGCTCCACGGCGGAACGCATCGCCGCCGCCATCGACAACCGCTTCGAGCTCACCGTGGTCACCAACGGGCTGCGCTGCATCAACCGGCTCGTGGGGCAGGACAAGGTCCACGTGCTGGTGCTGGGCGGCAACCTGCGCGGCATCAACGAGACCATCTGCGGGGGCGATGCAGAGATGACCCTGTCCCGCATCTACGGCAACATCGCCTTCGTCGGCGCCGACGCCGTCAGTGCCGAGCGGGGCATCGCCTCGCGCACCTACGACCAGTCCCGGCTGAAGTCGATGATGCTGCGCCAAGCCTCCCAGGTGTACGTCATCGCCGACTCCTCCAAGCTCGAGGATGACACGGACTACCCCTACTGGTCCCCGCTGCCCCATGAATGGGGGCTCATCACCGACGCCGGCGCCTCGGCCGAGCAGATTGAGGCCCTTGAGGACCGCGGCGCCACCACCATTCTGCTCGCCGGCGAGCAGAACCAAGCAGACTCACTCAGTTTCAAGGAAGAACCATGA